In the genome of Nitrospinota bacterium, the window CATGCGGTTGGAAATTCTTCATCCTTATGTTTGTTGTTCCATGGGTGTATTCAAAAGCAAAGAGAAAATACCCTAGAGGTTTCCTGAAGCACTGTCTCTGGTTTGCAGGTCTTGTGAAAATCAAAGGTTACCCGGAATATTTTGAAAAGATATTCAGTGAATAATTGATGAGCTGGTTAAACGTATTTCTGCAGAAAGAATCGAATCTCTTTGCTGAAAACAGGTTGTTAAAGTTCAGCGTCGCAGTAATGACTACAGCTTTGGTTTTAGCGATATATTTTGCGACAGATGCGGCCAGGCATCAGATAGTAGTCCTCGTTCCGCCAAGCGGGCCTTCCATGGAAGTATCTGGAGATACGGCATCGGAGATTTACCTGAAGCAGATTGTAAGGTACGCGAGTTCGCTTGCCCTGACATATAGCCCTATTACGGCAGAGTCTCAATTCGAGGAGTTGCTTGCTATGTATCATCCGAGTTATTTCGAGGAAGGGAAGACCAACTTCCTGAACATGCTGGAAGTGATTAAGGGATCTGATGTAAATACCGTTTTCTACATTACGAAAATGGAGGTGGAAAAAACAAGGGTAATCCTGTCTGGTCGTAAACTTCAAACAGCCAAAGGGATATCGATATTAGACGCGGAGAAAACTTATTACCTCTCATATGTAATTGAATCGGGCCGGTTTTGGATTACCGGTTTTGAAGAAAAGGTGGAGTCGGTTAATGGCTAGAAACAAAATATCCGCTTCAATTCTGTTTGTGACTGCATTGGTAATCTGCCAAAGCGTATATTCGATTGCCGCAGAAGATGGTATAGAGGCTCCTGATAATGGCATTACTCTTGTCAGGCCAGGTATTTTCACCCATGTTTCCATGTCTTCAACCGATAACAACAGAGTTGTCTGCAACGAAAATGTTGTTGATGTTGTCTTCTCATCTGAAAAAGGGAACGGGATCGATGTGAAGATAGTAAAGCAGAACGCCTTTATCAAGTTCAGAGTGTTGTCCTCAAATGGGAAAAGGAAATACTCAAAAGAGCCTTCCGAGTTCTTTGTCTCATGCTCCAATGAAATATATACCCTCATAGGGCATCCTAAAAAGATTCCTTCACAGACGATCTATTTAAGTGAAGGGCAGGGGAAAGGGATGAAGGAGAACATAAAAGCGTTCAGCGGAATTCCTCTTGAGAAAAGCGTCGTAGAGATAATCAAGAAAACTATGATGGAAAACATACCTGAGAGCTGGGAGATTGTTAAAA includes:
- a CDS encoding type IV conjugative transfer system protein TraE; the encoded protein is MSWLNVFLQKESNLFAENRLLKFSVAVMTTALVLAIYFATDAARHQIVVLVPPSGPSMEVSGDTASEIYLKQIVRYASSLALTYSPITAESQFEELLAMYHPSYFEEGKTNFLNMLEVIKGSDVNTVFYITKMEVEKTRVILSGRKLQTAKGISILDAEKTYYLSYVIESGRFWITGFEEKVESVNG
- a CDS encoding type-F conjugative transfer system secretin TraK, whose product is MARNKISASILFVTALVICQSVYSIAAEDGIEAPDNGITLVRPGIFTHVSMSSTDNNRVVCNENVVDVVFSSEKGNGIDVKIVKQNAFIKFRVLSSNGKRKYSKEPSEFFVSCSNEIYTLIGHPKKIPSQTIYLSEGQGKGMKENIKAFSGIPLEKSVVEIIKKTMMENIPESWEIVKKGEKVRVFRDLDTVLTRVIRIEGTGLQLKEYGFAIRRNAQDDLVVNLKESDFLNRNITVKPLGIALDQHALKKGEHGRAFIVERVQR
- a CDS encoding type IV conjugative transfer system protein TraL, which encodes MERKRFPQYLNSPLQVLWLESDEFAIFLICLVLTITCGWKFFILMFVVPWVYSKAKRKYPRGFLKHCLWFAGLVKIKGYPEYFEKIFSE